Part of the Bacteroidales bacterium genome, GTGAATGCAGCTTTGGATGGGATGCGGCCTGCCGCAGGGTTTGCAGCTGGGTAAAGCTGGAAGATAAGCTTACCGGCGAATCGCTGCATGTATTTAATACCCATTTCGATCACCGGGGAGAAGTGGCCCGCAGCCAATCGGCCCGGCTGATCCTGGATAAGATCGAGGAAATATCAAAAGGGGCGGGAGCGATCGTGTTGTGCGGCGATTTTAACCTTCCTCCTGCTTCCGCACCCATTTCGCTTATCAGGACGAAACTCAGGGATGCATTCCGGGTATCGGAGCAGCCTCCTTATGCTTCGGTGGCAACCTTTCACGGATTCACCTATGATGATCCGCCCGGAGAGAGGATCGATTATGTCTTTGTTTCAGGCGATCTGAAAGTCCTGCGCTACGGAGGGCTGACCGATTCCAGGGACCGCTCCTTTTTCTCGGACCATCTTCCGGTGCTGGTAACTCTGCAGTTGGTCAAATGACAGCAGACATTCCAGTAAAATTCGGAGGTTATTTACCAAAAGCTGGGCTCGGCTTATACACAGATTATCAGCTACTCTTATCAATGTCAATAACTGGTATTTAGTACCTCCCCTTGCTGCAGCTCTAACCGGCCTTCTGCTTCCTGCTCATCTTTATTCCTACCGATTTGATAGGACCTCCCATGGGGGGATTCAGCTTCCGGATCCTGATCGTGGCTTTCTTAACACCATCCATCTCTGCAAAGAGTGCA contains:
- a CDS encoding endonuclease/exonuclease/phosphatase family protein; this translates as MLRAVIAACFCLWAAGVRAQEPVELISYNIRMNTSGDGEHAWPHRKENVAALFRFHRADIFCVQEALPEQMDDLDAAFPGFTYEGLGRDDGKRKGEFSAVFYNRDRFKKLDGGTFWLSETPGECSFGWDAACRRVCSWVKLEDKLTGESLHVFNTHFDHRGEVARSQSARLILDKIEEISKGAGAIVLCGDFNLPPASAPISLIRTKLRDAFRVSEQPPYASVATFHGFTYDDPPGERIDYVFVSGDLKVLRYGGLTDSRDRSFFSDHLPVLVTLQLVK